GCGACGCGTGGGAGGACAGGCACCTGAGGATGCACGCGGACGCGGCGATCGGCCTCCGGAGGCCGGTCCTGTGGGTCGGCTCCGCGGGGCTGGCGGAGTGCCTGCCGCAGGCGCTGGGGCTGGCGGCGGCGCAGGGGGGAAGAGGATCGGACCGGAACGGCGCGGCCGGGAAGCGCACGGTGGCCGTCTTCGCGGGGAGCGTCTCCAACGTCACGCGGGCGCAGCTCGCGATGCTCGAGAAGCGGTCCGGGGTCCGGCTCATCGAGATGGACGCGTGCAAGGTCCTGTCGCCGGTGACCGCTCCGGCGGAAATCCGCAGGTGCTCGGACGCCGCGCTGGAGGCGGCGGAGGCGGGGCAGGACATCGTCGTCTCCACCGGGTACACGCGGGCGGCCGTGGACAGGACGCTGAACGCGGCTGCGGCCCGGGGGCTTTCCATCCAGCGGACCGCGGAGGAGATCGCCTCCGCCCTCGGCGTCCTCTGCCGGGAGATCGTCGCGGGCGTCGACCTGAAAGGGCTGGTGCTGACCGGTGGGGACATCGCCCTAAGCGCCTGCAGCCGGCTTTCCGCCACCGGCTTCCACGTCGTCGAGGAGGTCGCGCCGGGCATTCCGGCGGGGCGGCTGAAAGGCGGGCCGTGCGACGGGCTGCGGGTGGTGACGAAGGCGGGCGCCTTCGGCGCGGAGGACGCGCTGTGCAAGGCGGTGGATTGCCTGAAACGGGAACGGCTGGAAGGGGCCGGGAGATGAAGCGCCGGGGGGACCGCAGGCCGGTCGTCGGGATCACCATGGGGGACGCCGCCGGGATCGGCCCGGAGGTGATCGTGAAGGCGCTGATGGTGAAGAAGAGCTGCGACCTCTGCCGCCCGCTGATCATCGGGGACCGGGGCATCATGGAGAGGGCGGCGGCGGTCGTCAAGGCCCCGCTGACGGTCCGGGGGATCGGAAACGCCCGGGAGGCGCATTTCGTCTACGGGACGCTGGACGTGCTCGACCTCAAGAACCTGCCGCCCGACCTTCCGTTCGCGCAGGTGGACGCGCGCGCGGGGCGCGCCGCCTACGAATACGTCGAGAAGGCGGTGCGGCTGGCCATGGACGGGGAGCTGGACGCCGTCACGACGGCTCCGCTGAACAAGGAGGCGTTGAAGGCAGGCGGCTGCTCCTTTCCCGGGCACACCGAGATCCTGGCGAGCCTGTCCGGGACCCGGGATTTCTCCATGCTGCTGCTTTCGAAGGAGCTGAAGGTCATCCATGTGTCCACGCACGTCTCCGTCCGGAAGGCTTGCGACCTCGTGAAGAAGGAGCGGATCCTCCGGGTGATCGCGCTGGCGGACGAGGCTTTGAAGCGGTTCGGGATCGCCTCGCCGAGGATCGCGGTGGCGGGGCTCAACCCCCATGCCGGGGAAGGGGGCCTTTTCGGGACAGAGGATGCCGAGGAGATCCTTCCGGCGATCGAACAGGCGAAGGCGCGCGGGATCGACGCAACCGGCCCGGTTCCCCCGGACACCGTGTTCTTCCGCGCCGCGCGGCGGCGCGAGTTCGACATCGTGGTCGTCATGTACCACGACCAGGGGCACATCCCGCTCAAGCTGCGGGGTTTCGAGGAAGGCGTGAACGTCACGGTGGGGCTGCCGTTCGTCCGGACGTCGGTGGACCACGGGACCGCCTTCGACATCGCGGGGAAAGGGACGGCGGACTGCCGCAGCATGACGGCGGCGATCCGGGCGGCGGCGACGATGGCGCGTAGCGGGAAATGACCTCGGGAATCGTCGCATTTACGGCTTGAGCCTGGAAAAGGAGGCATCGATGGCGGAAATGAAGGGACTGGTGTCCTATCCCAGCGGCGAGCACGTGCTGGAGGACGTGCCGGTCCCGGAACTCGGGAAGAACCGGTACGCCCCGCACGACGTCCTGTGCGAGGTGGAGTACTGCGGCATCTGCGGCAGCGATGTCCACAAGTGGGGCGCCGCCGACAGGACGGGCGTCAAGAACGTATCCCGCAAGGTGGTCGCCGGACACGAGATCGTCAGCGTGGTGAAGGCGGTCGGCAGGGATGTCGTCACGGTGAAGCCCGGCCAGCGGGTCGTGCACGAGATCGTCACCATGTACTGCGGGCGCTGCCCGGCCTGCCTGGAGGGCCGGTTCAACATCTGCAACACGCTGGCCCCGATGGAGGGAAGGGCGCATTTCGTCACCGGGGGCGGTTTCGCGAGATACACCGTCTGGCCGGAATGGCAGCTGCACGTCCTGCCGGATTCCATCGGCCCGAAGGCGGCCGTGCTGCTCGAGCCGGTCGCGGGGTCCGTGCACACCGTGATCACCCGGATGGGCGTCAAGGCGGGGGAATCGGTCGCGATCCTCGGACCGGGCGCCCGGGGCATCCTGCTTGCGCAGGTATGCAAGGCCATCGGCGCCGGGCCGATCCTCATGTCCGGCCTCGACCGCGACGCCGCCTTCCGCCTGCAGGTCGCCAGGAAGCTCGGCGCCGACCACGTGGTCAACGTGGAGAGGGAAGACATCCGGAAACGGGTCGCCGAACTGACCGGCGGCATCGGGGTCGACGTGGTCATCGAAAACACCGGCTCGGTGGAGCCCATCGACGAGTCGCTCGACATCGTGCGGAAGGGCGGCCGGGTCCTGTGGGCCGGCGGGGGCATCCGGGGAGGGATCGTCGCACCCGTGGACACCTACAAAGTGATCGTGAAGGAGATCGATATCCGCGGAGAGATCTCCCAGATCCCCTACGACTGGAAAACCGCGATCCATCTGGTGGCGACCGGGCGCGTACGCACCGAGGATCTGGTGACCCATGTCTTCCCGCTCGAGGATTGGCACGCCGCCTTCCAGATGGCCTCCACCGGCGCGGACGCGCTGCGGGTGGCCATCCGGCATTGATCCGGAACACGCGTCCGGGGATCCGGGGGGATCACTTCATATGCACCGCGACGGGAGGGGAGAATGAGCGCGATCGACGATCTCCTGGAAGGCATACCGATCCCCCGGATGGTCAAGGTCCGCCAGGTCTTCGATCGGCCGAGGGTCGCCGACGTCGAGGGCGAGCTGACCCGGAAACTGCGGGAAAGCGGCGCCCTGGCGAAGGTGAAGCCGGGCCACCGGATCGGGATCACGGCCGGGAGCCGGGGCATCACCTCGCTGCCGCTGATGCTGAAGGCCGTGGCGGCCGAGATCCGGCGGGTCGGCGGCGAGCCCTTCCTTTTCCCGGCCATGGGAAGCCACGGAGGCGCCACGGCGGAAGGCCAGCGCGATATGCTCGTCGGCATGGGCATCACCGAGGAGTGCGTCGGGGCCCCCATACTTTCCGGCATGGAAACCGTGGAGATCGGGATCT
The nucleotide sequence above comes from Thermodesulfobacteriota bacterium. Encoded proteins:
- a CDS encoding four-carbon acid sugar kinase family protein yields the protein MGIVPETDKRIAVIADDLTGANDTGVQFAKQGLKTVVLMGGDPSSGALEEDVVVLDSQSRALPPDEAYENVARAARRIRSRDFRVVFKKIDSTLRGNIGREIDAIMDTCGQEVAIVAPAFPKNGRITVAGYHFLQGAPIETTEISMDPKCPITESHVPTLLGKQTARSVGLVGIKSVNAGTEGIRAAMEELIAEGDRVIVCDAWEDRHLRMHADAAIGLRRPVLWVGSAGLAECLPQALGLAAAQGGRGSDRNGAAGKRTVAVFAGSVSNVTRAQLAMLEKRSGVRLIEMDACKVLSPVTAPAEIRRCSDAALEAAEAGQDIVVSTGYTRAAVDRTLNAAAARGLSIQRTAEEIASALGVLCREIVAGVDLKGLVLTGGDIALSACSRLSATGFHVVEEVAPGIPAGRLKGGPCDGLRVVTKAGAFGAEDALCKAVDCLKRERLEGAGR
- the pdxA gene encoding 4-hydroxythreonine-4-phosphate dehydrogenase PdxA codes for the protein MKRRGDRRPVVGITMGDAAGIGPEVIVKALMVKKSCDLCRPLIIGDRGIMERAAAVVKAPLTVRGIGNAREAHFVYGTLDVLDLKNLPPDLPFAQVDARAGRAAYEYVEKAVRLAMDGELDAVTTAPLNKEALKAGGCSFPGHTEILASLSGTRDFSMLLLSKELKVIHVSTHVSVRKACDLVKKERILRVIALADEALKRFGIASPRIAVAGLNPHAGEGGLFGTEDAEEILPAIEQAKARGIDATGPVPPDTVFFRAARRREFDIVVVMYHDQGHIPLKLRGFEEGVNVTVGLPFVRTSVDHGTAFDIAGKGTADCRSMTAAIRAAATMARSGK
- a CDS encoding zinc-binding dehydrogenase, which produces MAEMKGLVSYPSGEHVLEDVPVPELGKNRYAPHDVLCEVEYCGICGSDVHKWGAADRTGVKNVSRKVVAGHEIVSVVKAVGRDVVTVKPGQRVVHEIVTMYCGRCPACLEGRFNICNTLAPMEGRAHFVTGGGFARYTVWPEWQLHVLPDSIGPKAAVLLEPVAGSVHTVITRMGVKAGESVAILGPGARGILLAQVCKAIGAGPILMSGLDRDAAFRLQVARKLGADHVVNVEREDIRKRVAELTGGIGVDVVIENTGSVEPIDESLDIVRKGGRVLWAGGGIRGGIVAPVDTYKVIVKEIDIRGEISQIPYDWKTAIHLVATGRVRTEDLVTHVFPLEDWHAAFQMASTGADALRVAIRH